Genomic window (Primulina eburnea isolate SZY01 chromosome 8, ASM2296580v1, whole genome shotgun sequence):
ccttatcccttcatggtagaataattccctcattttaaatcctcaataattattatttaagcaATTTTCCTATCCATTTTTGAAGCATGAATTCGGCCACCTCTTGATAAGATTTAATATTGATTGACAACTCACCGTGTGATTCATTTCCTTGATCttttcttggtagataatttCCCCCACATTTAATCATCAACAATTAAACAATTAATCAATTTTCTACCTTGTACCTAGACTAGATTTCGGCCATCACCCCCTCAATTATCCCTCAAAATCCTATGATATCAAACCATTCCCTTATCTAACAAATTCTAGGATAGAAAGATTGATCATGCCATTTAATCTCCAATTATCTTGCAACCTTCCCATTTATTTTCCTAGCCTTCTCCCCCACTCCATATTCTCGAAATTTCAGACTCTTTCAGCAAGAAAAATCGTGAGATGCTAGAggaaaaataagagagaaaaacaagCTAGAAAAgagaactccgtctccgccgcgccgtgtcGTCGTATTGATTCGTTTTCatttcaaacaaatccaaggcatgttaATACTATAATTTGCTCttaaatcaagtcatatacatACTTTTAAACCACATTATGTTCATATTTCATGAAGCAAAACCAAAATTATGTCAAGCAATTTTCGAAACATTGTACAGAATTTTTCGGCTCTTCACTTGTGCACCTTACGGTTTTGATGTTTTGTGGTTTTAGGGTTGGCTCGATTTCCATGGGCTCAAGGCTGCACCTAGGATTGTTATAGAGTGTGTTAGGACGAGATTCGTCCATTGGTTTGAGTTCATTCGCTACAGAAACACGCaaatgacagcaactctccCCCTAGTGCAGTTTGAGTCTCGATTTTCTGGTGTTGGATGTCTAAGTTGTGGTTCGAATCTTGGTTAGCTTTTGGGCCTGTAAATATGGTTATAACCctcccttagcatgtctaggacgtgaccaagatgaccttTTATGGCTTGGTTCACGATCCCAtcggttttaaaaataaacaatacAAGTGCCCCCTTCGAACCCTTTTCTTTTTATGCATGTGTAGTTTCGGTTTTGaggttggtgtggatcttggttggctttttagcccttatccatggttcacacaatgcctcatgatgtctagatcatgccatggtcgatCACATGGCCAGTGGAATGATCCATGACAGAAAAACAAGCAACACCCCCACGCGTGCCATGTGTGTCTCGGGTGGAACTTCAGATTTGTCGTAGGTGTTGGTGTGCATTGTGGTTTGCTtaggcccttagccatggttcaaaccacacATTAGGATGTTGATAAGGCTCTGGTTGGCGGTTCAAGCCTCAATGGCCAATAGCCTCATAAACGAAGCAATAAAGCACAAcagctgctgctgtatttttgacagcaactttgccttcggttcagaggctcgttcgagttcttggttggctttttgcCTATAGACTTGGACTGAACAATACCTctttgagttaggaaggtcatgtttttggccgttcgtgatttggttaagtttagaggttgtacgagaatttacggtgcaatgtgccaaagtaactctcgaaagagcgtttcatgattttggcctccatgcacaattttcgtgtattacagcccttggtacttattttctatcattttaggtgtattttaatcatgactaaatgatggttagATGTTGATTCGGATTGGTACGAAGTCATGGTTAGAAATTAAGTTGTTGGTCTAGTTGGCCCcgtttttgggttcaattacgaagttttggtcaagttaagttaTTTGCATGTTCTCATGTTAGGATTAGgatgcagcgagcctgggaacgatccaactcaattggtaaaataaaaaatgataataattatattttgtgcATAAATGataaaagtttattttgagatttatgcgatatgacTTGTGGTCACTTCACgctcatgggattgcagcttatgggattattacttcatccggtggcTACTGACCGGTTCATGTTGATGTATGGGTAGATATCCAATCAAAGGGcagtgatgatctctaccgtccagtatactgtggtttagtctgatcagacgattcagttcatgttatgggccacttgcgtagaacataatctcaacagaaaattatgatatgctattttatgacagggttctattgagcaaacattttacgtacgatttttcagttatgcacgtatttataattattcatgacacgattttcacgttacgctttacgatatgatatctttgcatggcatgaaattttacgatatatttacttgttattcatatatatgcatgctgagtctttagactcatgagacttgattgttgtaggtactgatgaggttgaGGCCGAGGGCGAGggccagtgagctagcttgggtcggcagtagtaggaacctgATGACCTCACTTTTatcatttaccatttttatgttcaaactcattttatcacgatgaattattttaagttgttgttttgaaacagaTATTTACTTCCTCTGctattttgaaatttaaactTTTATTCCGCTGTTACATTatacattaaaatttttattcagtttattttatgaatgaggcaagttatttacttttaaaggaaaattttaaattgttccgtaaattttcaaatacgaaatacgggcctctacatgTATTTTCttgggtcaaaggactaatggtgtacaatcataaccgcagactattccacttgataAGTGTgaaccacttggacagtttgaGAGAggattgttcagtgcatcattaTATGATCAGCTATTTGTATGAATGGACATTTCCATGCCCTTGCCAATAAAATATAGCGTTTACATCACATATGATAGTCTCAAACTCAAGCAacctttatccttattttaggcggctgattcgactatgaacctgtttagaatatacagtacacttcttaatgagtttcatgatcttatatTGAGAGGTAGACCTCAttgtacctattgtatattcaaatacattatctatgcagcttgcatggatATACAGATAAAACATAATGTCATAATTGAacaaaatcgtaaaatattgtaaaataaatattgttttacattagagtcaataaaagccCAAGTCACAAGTTGGCTTGTTgaacacctactctaacaatttaTATCCATGCTCTGTTCTCATTAGCTTCCCattgaatttgattttaatattcGGAGAGATGTGCTATGAATATTTTGGAAATtagaatattaccatggatatAATTTTAAGAATTTCGTCCTGTAGGTAAAATGTATAAAGCCATATTATTGCTAGGAGAAAATATGATGACTTCATTATTCTATTTGTgccattaaatataaaatatgaggGTATGAGTGGTTTAATTTTTGATATACAATAAAGACTCATCACAAAttacaaaaattatttattaataaaaaaaatatcttttatAACTACCATTAACCAATAAAATATTTCCTTGTATTTATCGTTAAATCTATCGAATCAcctattatatataaaaaaatatttttaacgttTATAATTTCGGTATAATCTCTATATCTATACAGTAAAATTATCTAACAGAAAAAATATTATAGTACGGATGATAAATAAACAATTTGAAATATAAATGTACATGGATTGGGTGAAAATAGGATTTTCTACATGAAGGTCCATATCTAATATGGCAACCCATTAAATTtgggaaaataaaaatatatgatcaattttaaatttaattaaataaaagggattttgattttttgaaatcgagaaaagggaaTTGGCTGCTGTTAATTAGGTGAGTTCATTTATTAGATCGTTAATTAGTTAGTTAGattttactttttcaaaaaatattttttaattgataTCGTTCCCTCCCCGAGGTTTTATTTAGTCCCGTTATTTTTGTGTTCTACacgccaaaataataaaaaatcatttgaaaatttgaagatttGCAGAGAAGTAAGTACTTGAATGTTGTATTTGTTTCAGTTTAATTCTGGTTGTTTTTTGTTAGAATTTTTATGAGTGGAGTTTGTGTGAGCATTTACAGTGCAACGTAGTATGAATTGATTGTGTGGGTTGAGCAGATGAATGAAGTGTGCTGGTGTGAGTCGAGCATGATCATATTTGCTAGTTAGTGTGTTGGTGAACACGTGTGGGTGTCTATAGGTGGGTCGAGGTTCACTTGTGGGTCGAGGTGCACACCTCGACCCACACACACCTTGACCCATAGTTGTGAATAGTGGGTTGAGCTCTTCACACCTCGTGTGTGGGTCGAGATGCACGTCACACTTGACTCGACCCATGTGTGAAGAGTGGGTCGAGCTGTTCGCACCTCGTGTGTGTGGGTCGAGTGATGTGTTGTTGGAGTGATGTGTTGGTTGAGTAATGTGTGGTTCgagaatattattttaaaataaataatattgtttataatataatattcttaTCTATGTTTTTTAggttatttcaacatttattctctTCGAGTACAATGGTGAATGGGAAATTAAAGaagataatatatttaaatagcGTTCATGACCGAGTGTTAAGTGAGGTAGCTATTCCTTTGGATTCTGATATTTGTTCTATGGAATATAGAGAAAGTGAGATATACAGAATTATGAATCTAAGTGGcacaaaaaaattgaaattaagttatCTTCCTGATGTGAAGCATTGCGATATTCGTCCAATTTATATTGAGgatgataatgatttgaaagcATACTTATATTTTTTATGTGCAAAATAAAGACCTGTACTTCATGTCGAATTTGAACTCACTGTTGTTACTCTTGATATTGTTgaaagtgaaaatatcatgtcacgGGATTTAAATATGACTTATTTGGATTATGAGTATGTCTATGATGAAACAAATAAGTATGATCATTATTTTGATAGAAATTTTGTCTCAAATGACCACTTTACCAATAATGATGTATTAGAAGATATAAACACTTCAATTGAAAATATAGAAGAGAATGATGTGAGAAGCACAGAAAATGATTGGGAGGATATAGATGCAGTACATGTGGATGATAATGATCTCAACATCCACCACATCAGTGTAGCTCATGATACTGAGACTCATGTTCAAGCAGATACATATTCATTTACCGATGGTTCATGCTTATTTATTGGTAAAATATTTTCAAGCAAAACTGAAGTGAAGAAAGTGCTATCCAAAATTGCTTTGAACTCGTCTTTTGAGTTTGAAATTGTCAAATCTTCTCGAAATATCTATTTGATTTGTTGTGTGAATAAAGGTTGCAATTGGAATTTGGACTTCAAACCAGGAGAACTCAACAGATTTTTTGATTCGTACATACTGCAACACACACAATTGTGACTTGACTGTAATGCGTAAAAGGCATCGACAAGCCAGTTCATATGTCGTTTGTGATATGTTATTAGAGAACTTTCGAGAACAACAAAAAACACCTCAACCAAAATCTATTATGACCATGATGCGGAATAAGGGGGTTCACATTACCTATTACAAAGCCTTGAAAGGCAAACAACTTGCTCATGATATCTTCAGCGGTGATCCTGAAAAATGTTTTGGTCTTTTACCTTCATATTTGAAAATGGTCGACAGAATAAACCCTTGTAGTATAATAGATTTAGTAGTAGACGAGTATAATAGATTCAAGTATTTGTTTTTAGCATATGGCGTATGTGCAAGAGGATATAGATGCATGAGAGAAGTTGTATCTATGGATGAAACATGGTTGAAAGGAAAGTACGACGATACTTTACTTGTGGCCTCAGCACAAGATGAAGATTTTCATCCATATCTTTTGGCTTGGGCTCTTCTTGATGTAGAATCCATTGCTTCATGGAGTTGGTTTTTGATGAAGCTCTTGGAAGTAGTGGTTGATGAGGAAGAGTTGGCGATTATCTTAGACAAACATCCGGGCATCATTGTTGCAGTTGCGGACGTTTACAAAAATGCACATCATGGTCATTGTATATGGcacttttcacaaaatatgaaaTTCGTTGCCAAAAGAAGAGTTGTATCGAAATGTTTATGCGGTTAAGAAAAATTTACAAGCAAATCGACTTTGACTTGGAGTAtgaaaattttaagaaaatatatccCGATGGTGCAAAGTTTTTGGATGAAAGTGATTCATTGGATCGACGGACTCGAGCATATAGCCCAAGATCTCGGTATAACATTATGACAACGAATGATGTTGAATCAATTAATGTAAGAATGCGTGAAGAAAGACAACTTCCAATCATTGCACTACTAAATTCTTTGCAGACATTGACTACATCTTGGTTTTCAAGGTATCGAAATGCATCCATCGCATCAACAACAAATTTCACTCTAACCATTGAGTCGATTCTGTGTGAAAGGTTTAATATTGGTCGGAGACATCAATTTTATGAGCTGGGCCGCCTTGAGTTCGATGTTGGATTTGGAATCAAATAGATGTACCTGTAGATAATTTGATATTGACAAGATTCCATGTTCTCATGCAATTGCAGCGAGTTACTTTTGTGATGTTAATTTTTATTCCTTGTTCTTAGAGTATTATTATGTTATGATATGGTCTTTAGCCTATTCTGAGCCCATTTATCATGTTCTGAATCAGAACGAGTGACCACTTGATGATATATTAGTACTGCCACCTGTGATCAAGAAAAGACGTGGAAGAAAAAAAAACGATTTCTATCTGTAAGAGAATTTGGTAGAAGATAGGATTGAATGATATGTAATTTGTTTGAATTTAAAGACAATcgatttgattttattaatatGTAATGTGTTTGTGGTGAATTTTAGCTTTGGGTCGAGAGGATGGTGAGTGGGTCGAGTGGACAATATTGTAATGTGTGCGGTAGAATTTTAAGTTTGGGTTGAGTGGGTGGTAAATTGTTCGATTTTGGGACGAGTGGTGGTGTTCGGGTTTGGTTTAGAGTtttttttagggtttagggtttgggtCGATTTTGGGTCGGCTTGCATCAAGTGGGTAGAGGGATTTTGAGTTTTGATCATTTTATAGTATATAACTCACTTTATATATGATTAGAatgcaaatatatataaaaaatttatttgtgtaaacatttaaatatgatttatatattataatttgagTATGTTAGTTAAAAAATCTATAACAATAGTAGAAGAATGTATCTCTTGTTATAACAATGTGGGTTGAATTTATACTCGACTTAAatttttaacaaattttataattccacTAAAATTCTTTTCATAACAATAGAACCTAAAAAATTCACAACAAATTTCATTAGATGTTCACTTGAATATTTATCGAAGCATatgaaattaatatttattgtatatcaATGGGTCGAGCATATTACTCGTGCACGAACATGGGTCGAGCCTTACTCTCGACCCACTAGACCCAATCGAGTGGGTCCAGGGTAAGGCTCGACCCATGTTCGTGCACGAGTAGGTCGAGCCATAATTGGTCGAGCCACGATATTGTGTGGCTGGACCCACTCGACCCTAGCTCGACGAACATGACATTGTGAATTGGTATTCATTGTTTAAAATAGATATCTGCACGACCCCATCCTTGACTCAATGAATCGGACCAATTTTCATTGTTTAAAATAGATTGAGTATACTAAAAAATGGATCACATAAAAAATCGATATAAATTATCATATAAATGTTTTAATCCAACGACCATAATTTATCCCAaatacaacaacaacaataatgcCTAAAATCTTTGATCTTCTCACCATTCAGTTGATAGGGATTTTTCCTAAACATGGTGTAAACTGCTACCGCTAAACAATATACTCCTCATTCACTGTTGTAGTGAAAAAACAAACATAAAATATACATTGatatacataaaaaataatgaaatgaaataataatttttaaaataaaaaaatttaacctAGTTTTTTGAGTAGGAAAATTTTCTGGCCTAACTATACTCCATCTTTCAGAAGCATCATGTGGAGACCAGGACGCCAATCCATTTCTTAATCGTTCTTgggaataattaaaaacaattaagataaatagggtctaatttttttttattaaatacaaGAGTGCGTAACATATGAAATAAATCTATTTCATTTATAAGATCAATAtccagatctaagtacaagtcctatacaaaataaaatcataacaactagtgTTCATTCACTACATGTCAGGTGATGAAACAGATCTacttctaagtccggatctccacgctaactgccatctctcatcctcttcttgaccctgatcttgtcccacctgttgtcatgcacacatacaaacaagacaatagTCGGATAACTCAGGTGAGAATATATCcgagtataaacaatgtaaacatgcaatcatataacaacaTATAAGAAAGCATAACAATAAttaacaacatgtatcaatctgAAACGTGAAATGATAtataaactgtaaatcaactcgtgactcgtcatctccgaatcgactcatttctaatctagggatcccggtttcttgACATTGTctaatatatcgaatctcagcgataggagtcCATATAcacctaagcaacatcgatataaatcaaacatccagtgtcttggcttATCCGCCAATGACTTTACATatccgccaatgactaggcatctccgcctatgactcaatacatgctTTGCTATAAATGCATAGACTAAGTATATCAATCTTATTCATTTGCAGacaacaatgcaataaaataaagtatgtgatttttgggaaacttaagtccaatctgactcaagtcgatctcctgtttaacattgatttatacctttctttctgtcaatctgactctgtcgaagtctcggatgcaaagcctgtcaatactcaatctggaaatgacaatatcgatgagtataatatcaatataccactcaaatcatactggatataatcaaaactaaatcaaattctgtttcaacggcataactatacaatctcaatatacccagcaatacaaatcaacagatatcaattccccctactcataatcgataacaatacaaatctgataccaAATCTCAATTAAATCTattatgaaaatcataacaattcatatggtatcttttcttcaatccgatttcgattatacgatgtctaacatgtcaagaacatcatatatgaatcatgtccgattccttcaatatcGACGGATGAATTTTGCGTAAATCAATTTCTAGTCTTCCAAATCTTTCCAATTCCCTGGAGAAGTCCtcgtttcttttcttttgtttctAGGCAATGAAATtcacaattatatat
Coding sequences:
- the LOC140839082 gene encoding uncharacterized protein, whose product is MTYLDYEYVYDETNKYDHYFDRNFVSNDHFTNNDVLEDINTSIENIEENDVRSTENDWEDIDAVHVDDNDLNIHHISVAHDTETHVQADTYSFTDGSCLFIGKIFSSKTEVKKVAIGIWTSNQENSTDFLIRTYCNTHNCDLTVMRKRHRQASSYVVCDMLLENFREQQKTPQPKSIMTMMRNKGVHITYYKALKGKQLAHDIFSGDPEKCFGLLPSYLKMVDRINPCSIIDLVVDEYNRFKYLFLAYGVCARGYRCMREVVSMDETWLKGKYDDTLLVASAQDEDFHPYLLAWALLDVESIASWSWFLMKLLEVVVDEEELAIILDKHPGIIVAVADVYKNAHHGHCIWHFSQNMKFVAKRRVVSKCLCG